TGCGCCACTACCAACTGCCGCGCGAACGCCTCTTCGGTCCCCCGCCGACGGTCAAGGCGCTCAACGGCGTGAGCTTCAGCCTGCAGCCGGGCCGCAGCATGGGGATCGTCGGTGAATCCGGCTCAGGCAAGTCGACCATCGCGCGCCTGGTGATGGCGCTCGACACCCCCACGGCAGGCACCGTGAAGCTGCTGGACCGCGACCTCCACGCCCTGTCCGCGGATGCGCTGCGCGCTGCGCGCCGCGACGTGCAGATGGTGTTCCAGGACCCCTACGGCTCGCTGGATCCGCGCCAGACCGTGGCGCGCATCGTCGCCGAGCCGTTGGAGGCGCTGGCCAGGACCAGCCGCGCCGAGCAGCGCGAGCGAGCCGGCGAATCGCTGGCGGCCGTGGGGCTGCGCACGGGCGACCTCGACAAGTACCCGCACGAGTTCTCCGGCGGCCAGCGCCAGCGCATCGCGATCGCCCGCGCGCTGATCACGCGGCCCAAGCTGATCGTCGCCGACGAGCCGGTGAGCGCGCTCGACGTCTCGGTGCAGGCCCAGGTACTGAACCTGATGCAGGAGCTGCAGCAGAAGTTCGGCATCAGCTACCTGCTGATCAGCCACGACCTCGCGGTCGTCAACCACCTGTGCGACGAGGTCTGCGTGCTGCACCGCGGCCTCGTCGTCGAGCGCGGCACGCCGCAGCGCCTGTTCGCGCATGCCGAACATCCCTACACGCAGGCACTGCTGGCCGCCGTGCCGCGCGCCGAGCCCGCGGCGGCACTCCCTTGAGCAGGTGCTTGTCCCGAGCACGCGCCCCCCGCGCATGATGTAACGTCGTATTTCCCCTTCTCAGCTTTTTGCCTGGAGCCTCGACCATGTTGAAACGCCGCACCCTCCTGACCACCGCCGCCCTTGCCACCGTGCCACTCGCCCTGCCGCAGGCGGTGCTGGCCCAGGGGCGCAAGGACGCGTTGGTGATTGGCATGACGCTCGAGCCGCCAGGCCTGGACCCGACCACCGGCGCGGCGTCCGCCATCGCCGAGATCACCCACTACAACATCTACGAGACACTCACCAAGATCAACTCCGACGGCAAGGTCACGCCGCTCCTGGCCGAGAGCTGGGAGGTCTCGCCCGACCTCAGGACCTACACCTTCAAGCTGCGCCGCGGCGTGAAGTTCCAGAATGGCGAGCCGTTCAATGCGCAGGCCGTCAAGTTCTCGTTCGATCGCGCCGGCGCCGAGAAGAGCACGAACAAGGACAAGCGCACCTTTGCCAACCTGAGCACGCAGGTGGTCGACGACAACACCGTGGTGCTGATCAACAAGGAGATCGACCCCGATCTGCCCTTTCTGCTGGGCCAGGCGACCGCCATCATCGTCGAGCCCAAGAGCGTGGACACCAATGCCACGAAGCCCGTCGGCACCGGCCCCTACAAGCTCGACAGCTGGGCCAAGGGCTCCTCGGTCGTGCTGAGCAAGTGGGACGGCTATCGCAATCCGGGCGAGGCCAAGCTCCGGCGTGTCACTTTCCGGTTCATCTCCGACACCGCCGCGCAGGCGGCAGCGCTGATGGCCGGCGATGTCGACGTGTTCAAGCCCATCGGCACGCGCGCGGTGGCCCAGTTCAAGAACAATCCGCAGTTCCAGGTCATCCAGGGCGGCTCGCGCGCCAAGACCATCCTGGCGATCAACAGCAGGAGGAAGCCGCTCGACGACGTGCGCGTGCGCCGCGCCATCCTCGCCGCGATCGACCGCAAGGCGGTGATCGAGGGCGCCGCGGACGGCTTCGGCACGCCCATCGGGAGCCACTACGTGCCCGGCGCGCCCGGCTACGTGGACACCACGGCCATCAACCCCTACGACGTGGAGAAGGCCAAGAAGCTCCTGGCCGAAGCCGGCGTGAAAACGCCGCTCGAACTCACGATGACGCTGCCGCCGCCGCCCTATGCGCGCCAAGGCGGCGAAGTGATCGCGGCCGAGTTGGCCAAGATCGGCATCAACGTGAAGATCCAGAACGTCGAATGGGCCCAATGGCTCAGCAACACCTACGGTGGTGCGCACGACTACGATCTCACCATCGTGTCGCACGTCGAACCCTTCGACCTGGGCAACTATGCCAAGCCGGACTACTACTGGGGCTACGACTCCAAGGAGTTCACGGCGCTCTACGCAAAGATCAAGGCCACCGCCAACGAAGCCGAGCGCAACAAGCTCCTGGGAGAGGCGCAGAAGCTGCTGGCCACCGATGCAGCGAACGGGTTCCTCTACCAGCCCCAATTCCCCGCCGTTGCCAAGAAGGGCGTCAAGGGGCTTTGGAAGGAGATCCCGATCTTCGTCAACGACCTCTCGGCGCTGTCCTGGTCGTGAGCATGCCGCTGAACGACCTGTCGGCCCACGAACTGGTCGGCGCCTATCGGAAGGGCAGCCTCTCCCCGGTCGAGGTCACGCAGGCCGTGCTCGACCAC
Above is a window of Variovorax sp. RA8 DNA encoding:
- a CDS encoding ATP-binding cassette domain-containing protein, translating into MTALLEVTDLVRHYQLPRERLFGPPPTVKALNGVSFSLQPGRSMGIVGESGSGKSTIARLVMALDTPTAGTVKLLDRDLHALSADALRAARRDVQMVFQDPYGSLDPRQTVARIVAEPLEALARTSRAEQRERAGESLAAVGLRTGDLDKYPHEFSGGQRQRIAIARALITRPKLIVADEPVSALDVSVQAQVLNLMQELQQKFGISYLLISHDLAVVNHLCDEVCVLHRGLVVERGTPQRLFAHAEHPYTQALLAAVPRAEPAAALP
- a CDS encoding ABC transporter substrate-binding protein, encoding MLKRRTLLTTAALATVPLALPQAVLAQGRKDALVIGMTLEPPGLDPTTGAASAIAEITHYNIYETLTKINSDGKVTPLLAESWEVSPDLRTYTFKLRRGVKFQNGEPFNAQAVKFSFDRAGAEKSTNKDKRTFANLSTQVVDDNTVVLINKEIDPDLPFLLGQATAIIVEPKSVDTNATKPVGTGPYKLDSWAKGSSVVLSKWDGYRNPGEAKLRRVTFRFISDTAAQAAALMAGDVDVFKPIGTRAVAQFKNNPQFQVIQGGSRAKTILAINSRRKPLDDVRVRRAILAAIDRKAVIEGAADGFGTPIGSHYVPGAPGYVDTTAINPYDVEKAKKLLAEAGVKTPLELTMTLPPPPYARQGGEVIAAELAKIGINVKIQNVEWAQWLSNTYGGAHDYDLTIVSHVEPFDLGNYAKPDYYWGYDSKEFTALYAKIKATANEAERNKLLGEAQKLLATDAANGFLYQPQFPAVAKKGVKGLWKEIPIFVNDLSALSWS